A genomic window from Haladaptatus caseinilyticus includes:
- a CDS encoding DUF7552 domain-containing protein codes for MDDILRQTRRKIEALAVESGQGGFSVVCADSGECPMPLTGNQFESHDDASRAAELARGYRNALREHDPKIPHYRFVVTEEPARPLQMAGVRERTDGTRANGLPQTQRSVTVASDGEGEWLRMENAPLVHLARDCGPVGDDAVGRQLDSKL; via the coding sequence ATGGACGACATCCTCCGGCAGACACGCAGAAAAATCGAAGCATTAGCGGTCGAAAGCGGTCAGGGTGGATTTTCGGTCGTTTGTGCGGACTCCGGTGAGTGTCCGATGCCGCTAACGGGAAATCAGTTCGAAAGTCACGACGATGCGTCCCGCGCTGCCGAACTCGCTCGTGGATATCGGAACGCACTCCGCGAGCACGACCCGAAAATACCCCACTATCGATTCGTCGTTACCGAGGAGCCTGCCCGTCCGCTACAGATGGCGGGCGTCCGCGAACGAACCGATGGCACGCGCGCCAACGGGCTTCCGCAAACGCAGCGCTCCGTCACGGTAGCCAGCGACGGCGAAGGGGAATGGCTCAGGATGGAGAATGCACCGCTCGTTCACCTCGCACGTGATTGTGGTCCCGTCGGCGACGATGCAGTCGGTAGACAACTCGACTCGAAGCTTTAG
- a CDS encoding DUF7544 domain-containing protein, whose amino-acid sequence MPWYAVEALDDAIEATKELLLPVEVRAWLKLSIIVLFLGGTSISPPTGGKNYQLSGEFGGPFPDIPISMDTLITFTVAIVAVAILLWVVFAGVGSLMEFAFVESLRSQDVHVRPYLRRYFGQGLRLFGFRLVLFTLVLLPIVGFLLVFIPSILDGSSSLALGALFLFLPVVVVLGLFVGLVDGLTTNFVVPVMVLRGGGVVAGWRTFWPTLRREWKQYGVYVLLRFALSIAAGIAVSIVGGILSFVALIPFAIVAVGLYMTAGFPVPPAIVSNTPLLVSFGLVALLYILLLVFAFAVIRVPVQTYLRYFALLVLGDTNHELDLIPELREEVR is encoded by the coding sequence ATGCCGTGGTATGCCGTCGAAGCCCTGGACGATGCGATCGAGGCCACGAAGGAACTCTTGCTCCCCGTCGAGGTTCGAGCGTGGCTCAAACTCAGCATCATCGTTCTCTTCCTCGGTGGAACGAGCATCTCACCACCAACGGGTGGCAAAAACTATCAACTCTCGGGTGAATTCGGGGGGCCGTTTCCGGATATCCCGATTTCGATGGACACCCTCATTACGTTCACCGTTGCTATCGTCGCAGTAGCGATACTCCTCTGGGTAGTCTTCGCTGGTGTCGGGTCGCTGATGGAGTTCGCGTTCGTCGAGTCGCTTCGCTCGCAGGACGTTCACGTCCGTCCGTATCTCCGCCGATATTTCGGGCAGGGACTTCGTCTCTTCGGGTTTCGACTCGTCCTCTTCACGCTCGTTCTTCTCCCGATAGTCGGATTTCTACTCGTTTTTATCCCATCGATACTCGACGGTTCGAGTAGTCTTGCTCTCGGCGCCCTGTTCCTCTTCTTGCCGGTCGTGGTAGTACTCGGACTCTTCGTCGGGTTGGTGGACGGGTTGACGACGAACTTCGTCGTCCCGGTAATGGTGCTTCGCGGTGGCGGCGTCGTAGCTGGTTGGCGTACGTTTTGGCCGACGCTTCGACGAGAGTGGAAGCAGTATGGTGTGTACGTGTTGCTTCGGTTCGCTCTCAGCATCGCCGCAGGAATCGCCGTCTCCATCGTCGGTGGAATCCTCAGCTTCGTGGCTTTGATTCCGTTCGCAATCGTCGCTGTCGGGCTATACATGACCGCCGGGTTTCCCGTGCCGCCAGCAATCGTATCGAACACGCCACTGTTGGTTTCGTTCGGCCTGGTCGCTCTCCTCTACATCCTCCTACTGGTGTTCGCCTTCGCCGTCATTCGAGTACCAGTTCAGACGTATCTCCGGTATTTCGCGCTGCTCGTACTCGGCGATACGAACCATGAACTCGACCTCATACCCGAACTGCGAGAAGAGGTCCGCTAA
- a CDS encoding TrmB family transcriptional regulator, with amino-acid sequence MDESDAIKALSDLGLSNYEAKVFVALQKLGTGTARDINSVTDVPRSQVYGAAETLQERGLVELQQSKPIQYRPVSLEAAKSLLKERFERTQERAFEYLETAQNEFVDGDEEREDVWSVDGRDAVSSRIEQLIEAAESRIVFAVHDASLFTRPLADALRERADAGVSILVVSDDADVHDRFDDVPVIEMPDGPAEHRAGRVLVIDGDTVLISVLGDEESAIWSSETGFAAILSQFIDARLEGATRN; translated from the coding sequence ATGGACGAATCAGACGCCATCAAGGCACTGTCGGACCTCGGCTTGTCGAACTACGAGGCCAAGGTGTTCGTCGCGCTCCAAAAATTAGGCACGGGAACTGCCCGAGATATCAACAGCGTCACTGATGTTCCACGGTCACAGGTGTACGGTGCGGCCGAGACGCTTCAGGAACGTGGTCTGGTGGAACTCCAGCAGTCGAAGCCAATCCAGTACCGCCCGGTGAGCCTAGAGGCTGCGAAATCGCTCCTGAAGGAGCGATTCGAACGAACGCAGGAACGGGCGTTCGAGTACTTGGAAACCGCACAGAACGAGTTCGTTGACGGTGACGAGGAACGGGAAGACGTATGGTCGGTCGATGGCCGTGACGCCGTCAGCAGTCGTATCGAGCAACTCATCGAAGCGGCCGAGTCGAGAATCGTTTTCGCCGTTCACGATGCCTCCCTGTTTACCCGTCCCCTCGCCGACGCGTTGCGAGAGCGTGCTGACGCCGGGGTCAGTATCCTCGTCGTCAGTGACGATGCGGACGTTCACGACCGGTTTGATGACGTTCCGGTTATCGAAATGCCCGACGGCCCGGCGGAACACCGAGCTGGACGAGTGTTGGTCATCGACGGCGATACGGTTCTCATCAGCGTTCTCGGTGACGAAGAGTCCGCCATCTGGAGTTCCGAGACCGGTTTCGCGGCGATTCTCAGTCAATTCATCGACGCGCGGCTCGAAGGTGCGACGCGGAACTGA
- a CDS encoding MMPL family transporter, which yields MSRLDRIFANVTAHSRVIIAVLLLLTVLVGAGAPMIDQSSSLDQFQSDSEAAEKLDYIDSNFTTGRENTTAVQVIVRGDDVLSKEALVNSLQFQQRLRENQTVNETLVSENPTSGVANVIAISAIQQEKVSEIRSDGARLQQRSQRLNQTAARLSEALNRTRDLQAQYDQLNASRQAGDIDNETYRQRATEIESQLQSVQANATTELSGNQSETFNKSAQQARDLQARLDQVNASYQQGKINQSTYQRRAGEVRSQFEQVYKLGTQGVLAEEYEQLQKRSENLQAKQEGLKNASLPSLSRQIQQLESMNQSQVDSLAKSVLSANSSSGGMDGQALAFMPTSYEPGVTDANATMLIVFQEQGGQSMQQGQASDTLVASQSAIQSVAKEEFDREAVVFGSGIISEEINQSMADSLAIVGPLALLFVILTLLVAYRDLLDILLGVVGIVFVLVWTFGFMGWVGITFNQMFIAVPVLLIGLSIDYAIHVFMRHREEREENPDMGVRGSMRVALVSVGAALTWVTATTVIGFLSNLVSPLPPIQDFGIVSSVGILAALLVFGALIPALKVELDSVLESRGFDRDKRAFGTGGGALARALAVGAVAARKAPLVVILLTVVVSAGGAYGATKVDTSFSQEDFLAEDPPGWTKELPEPFKPGDYSAKKHLDYVNDNFVREDSQAQILIQGSVTRDDALEQLQQARQKAAKKEPTLVLSNGEPEVTSPISVMQGVAAQNQSFNRTFVSADTDGNGVPDRNLKAVYDKLYTVAPDQAASVVHREDGEYHALRMSISTKGGASSAAVTEQMRDVAGSFDNLEATATGQPIVFEIVQKQLLDTVIQSLVITMVAVFVFLMLIYRITEGSAALGAVTLLPVVFSVAWILGTMYLIGMPFNILTGMITSLTVGLGVAYSIHLSERYNVELERRGSVWEAMNVALAGTGGALLGSAATTVGGFGVLAFAILPALQQFGIITGLTIIYAFIASVLVLPSLLVVWTRYFGPGARGTMETKPATTTSGED from the coding sequence GTGAGCCGTCTGGACCGGATTTTTGCGAACGTAACGGCCCACTCGCGAGTGATAATCGCCGTACTACTCCTTCTGACCGTCCTCGTCGGAGCGGGCGCACCGATGATAGACCAATCGTCGTCCTTGGACCAGTTCCAGAGCGACAGTGAGGCGGCAGAGAAACTGGATTACATCGATTCCAACTTCACCACGGGGCGGGAGAATACGACGGCGGTGCAGGTGATCGTCCGCGGTGACGATGTGCTGTCGAAAGAAGCGTTGGTGAACTCGCTCCAGTTCCAACAGCGACTTCGTGAAAACCAAACGGTCAACGAGACGCTGGTGTCGGAAAACCCGACCAGCGGTGTGGCGAACGTTATCGCAATCAGCGCGATACAACAGGAGAAGGTATCCGAAATCCGTTCCGATGGTGCACGACTCCAACAGCGGAGTCAACGACTGAACCAGACTGCGGCACGATTGAGCGAGGCGCTGAACCGGACACGGGACCTCCAAGCGCAGTACGACCAGCTAAATGCCTCCCGGCAGGCCGGGGACATCGACAACGAAACGTATCGCCAGCGGGCGACCGAGATCGAATCCCAACTACAAAGCGTACAAGCGAACGCGACGACCGAACTCTCCGGGAATCAGTCCGAGACGTTCAACAAATCCGCACAGCAGGCTCGCGACTTGCAAGCACGACTCGATCAAGTGAACGCCTCCTACCAGCAGGGCAAAATCAACCAATCGACCTACCAGCGACGTGCTGGCGAGGTCCGGTCGCAGTTCGAACAGGTGTACAAACTCGGCACGCAAGGCGTGCTGGCGGAGGAGTACGAACAACTCCAAAAGCGGAGTGAGAACCTGCAAGCCAAGCAGGAAGGTCTCAAGAACGCCTCGCTTCCGTCGCTCTCCCGCCAAATCCAGCAGTTGGAGTCGATGAACCAGTCACAGGTCGATAGCCTGGCGAAGTCGGTGCTTTCCGCGAACTCCAGTTCCGGTGGGATGGACGGCCAAGCACTGGCATTCATGCCGACCTCCTACGAACCCGGTGTGACTGACGCAAACGCGACGATGCTCATCGTCTTCCAAGAACAGGGCGGCCAGTCGATGCAACAGGGACAAGCCTCCGATACGCTCGTCGCCTCACAGTCGGCTATCCAATCGGTCGCAAAGGAGGAATTCGACCGGGAAGCGGTCGTCTTCGGAAGCGGCATTATCAGCGAAGAGATCAACCAATCGATGGCGGACAGTCTGGCCATCGTCGGTCCGCTCGCCCTCCTGTTCGTCATCCTAACCCTGCTCGTGGCCTACCGCGATTTACTCGACATTCTGCTCGGCGTCGTCGGTATCGTCTTCGTGTTAGTGTGGACGTTCGGCTTCATGGGCTGGGTCGGTATCACCTTCAACCAGATGTTCATCGCGGTACCGGTCTTGCTCATCGGGTTGTCCATCGATTACGCGATTCACGTCTTCATGCGCCATCGCGAGGAGCGAGAGGAGAATCCCGACATGGGCGTTCGCGGTTCCATGCGCGTTGCCCTCGTGAGCGTCGGCGCGGCCCTGACGTGGGTGACTGCGACGACGGTTATCGGTTTCCTCTCGAATCTGGTCAGTCCGCTTCCACCGATTCAGGACTTCGGTATCGTCAGCTCTGTCGGTATACTCGCGGCCCTGCTCGTCTTCGGCGCGCTGATTCCCGCGCTGAAGGTCGAACTCGATTCTGTTCTCGAATCTCGTGGCTTCGACCGCGACAAGCGCGCGTTCGGTACCGGCGGTGGCGCACTGGCACGTGCCCTCGCTGTCGGTGCAGTCGCGGCACGAAAGGCTCCACTCGTCGTCATCCTCCTGACCGTGGTCGTGAGTGCTGGCGGTGCCTACGGCGCGACGAAAGTCGATACCAGTTTCTCACAGGAGGACTTCCTCGCAGAAGACCCACCGGGGTGGACGAAGGAACTCCCGGAGCCGTTCAAACCAGGCGACTATTCGGCGAAGAAGCATCTAGACTACGTGAACGATAACTTCGTTCGCGAGGACTCGCAGGCACAAATCCTGATACAAGGAAGTGTAACACGGGACGACGCGCTCGAACAGCTACAGCAGGCCCGTCAGAAGGCCGCGAAAAAGGAACCGACCCTCGTCCTTTCGAACGGCGAGCCCGAGGTTACGAGTCCGATTTCGGTGATGCAAGGGGTTGCAGCACAGAACCAATCGTTCAACCGAACGTTCGTTTCGGCGGATACGGACGGTAACGGCGTCCCCGACCGGAATCTGAAAGCCGTGTACGACAAACTGTACACGGTCGCGCCCGACCAAGCCGCGAGCGTCGTTCACCGCGAGGACGGCGAGTATCACGCACTCCGGATGTCGATTTCGACGAAGGGAGGCGCGTCGAGTGCCGCAGTTACCGAGCAGATGCGTGACGTGGCTGGCTCCTTCGACAATCTCGAAGCGACCGCAACCGGACAGCCAATCGTCTTCGAAATCGTCCAAAAGCAGCTGCTCGACACGGTTATCCAGAGTCTCGTCATCACGATGGTCGCAGTCTTCGTATTCTTGATGCTCATCTACCGCATCACGGAGGGCAGTGCGGCCCTCGGTGCCGTTACACTGCTCCCCGTCGTGTTCAGCGTGGCGTGGATTCTAGGAACGATGTACCTCATCGGGATGCCGTTCAACATCCTCACGGGCATGATCACGAGCCTCACCGTCGGGCTAGGTGTCGCCTACAGTATTCACCTGTCCGAGCGATACAACGTGGAACTGGAACGCCGTGGCTCCGTCTGGGAGGCGATGAACGTCGCACTCGCCGGTACCGGCGGTGCACTGCTCGGCAGTGCGGCGACGACGGTCGGTGGCTTCGGCGTCCTCGCGTTCGCCATCCTGCCCGCACTCCAGCAGTTCGGCATCATCACGGGACTGACGATCATCTACGCCTTCATCGCCAGCGTGCTGGTGCTTCCCAGCCTGCTCGTGGTCTGGACACGATACTTCGGACCCGGCGCTCGTGGGACCATGGAGACGAAACCGGCGACCACGACATCGGGGGAGGATTGA
- a CDS encoding S8 family serine peptidase encodes MAYARRNGMLVVTAAGNDAADLQHDGNVISVPNEASNVMSISATGPIGFNWGDEGLEAPTTTPAKYTNYGTNAIDISAPGGNYAAGFPENYYYDLVFNTIPTWMGSYAWLAGTSMASPQVAAAAAMVKSVNPNYNANQIRKTLRNTADRVGEKKYHGKGHLNTDAAVRE; translated from the coding sequence ATGGCCTACGCACGTAGAAACGGGATGCTCGTGGTCACGGCCGCAGGAAACGACGCTGCCGATCTCCAGCACGATGGGAACGTCATCAGCGTGCCCAACGAAGCGTCGAACGTCATGAGCATCAGCGCGACCGGTCCAATCGGATTCAACTGGGGCGACGAGGGTCTCGAAGCGCCGACGACGACCCCGGCAAAGTACACCAACTACGGAACGAACGCCATCGATATCAGCGCGCCCGGCGGAAACTACGCTGCCGGGTTCCCCGAAAACTACTATTACGACCTCGTCTTCAACACGATTCCAACGTGGATGGGAAGCTATGCGTGGCTCGCCGGAACGAGCATGGCGTCGCCGCAGGTCGCCGCCGCCGCCGCGATGGTCAAAAGCGTCAATCCGAACTACAACGCGAACCAGATCCGAAAGACGCTCCGCAACACTGCCGACCGCGTCGGTGAGAAAAAGTACCACGGGAAGGGCCATCTCAACACCGATGCAGCAGTGCGCGAATAA
- a CDS encoding CNNM domain-containing protein, whose product MVDVVTILRAFGGLFLLLMNAYFVVIEFAMTRVRQFDEQEFGESSGLRRAWEMTDRLEIYLSGCQLGITIASVGLGVVAEPAVAKLFTPLVKAVGLGQGSTHALSAILALGLINLLHVIVGEQAPTYLGIERTKFVARHGSGLLYWWAKLLYPVIVVADKVAKALLGLFGVKITRSWTEAEEGEDGGAGGEIVSRADLHREMGDVLSQVDHLSEEREEEILAAMEIEMVPIRDIMVPREDIVALSTNDSIEENLERMEANPLVRFPVIGESFDEYRGIVYTPSVVSQYDALRAGEISLTDIAHEPMSIAGDTSVADAIDLFQAENQELALVLDGEEVVGVVTATDAFEAVLGELEDPTDRESAVHSS is encoded by the coding sequence ATGGTAGATGTCGTAACGATACTTCGTGCCTTCGGTGGCCTGTTTCTCCTGTTGATGAACGCTTACTTCGTCGTTATCGAATTCGCCATGACGCGGGTTCGACAGTTCGACGAACAGGAGTTCGGCGAATCATCCGGTCTTCGACGAGCGTGGGAGATGACCGACCGTCTCGAAATCTATCTGTCCGGCTGTCAGCTCGGTATTACCATCGCCAGCGTCGGACTGGGTGTCGTTGCGGAGCCTGCAGTTGCGAAACTGTTCACGCCGCTCGTGAAGGCCGTCGGACTGGGGCAGGGTTCGACACATGCCCTTTCGGCCATTTTGGCGCTGGGCCTCATTAACCTCCTCCACGTCATCGTGGGTGAGCAAGCGCCGACCTACCTCGGCATTGAGCGAACGAAATTCGTCGCACGACACGGTTCCGGGCTGCTTTACTGGTGGGCGAAGCTCCTGTACCCCGTCATCGTCGTCGCCGACAAAGTCGCCAAAGCACTGCTCGGTCTGTTCGGCGTCAAAATCACGCGGTCGTGGACGGAGGCCGAAGAGGGTGAGGACGGCGGCGCAGGTGGAGAAATCGTCAGTCGTGCCGACCTCCACCGTGAGATGGGTGACGTGCTCAGCCAGGTGGACCACCTCTCGGAGGAACGGGAAGAGGAGATCTTAGCCGCCATGGAGATCGAAATGGTTCCGATTCGGGATATCATGGTCCCTCGGGAAGACATCGTCGCACTGTCGACCAACGACAGTATCGAAGAAAACCTCGAACGAATGGAAGCGAATCCACTCGTTCGGTTCCCTGTCATCGGCGAATCGTTCGACGAATATCGCGGAATCGTCTACACACCGAGCGTTGTGAGCCAGTACGACGCACTCAGAGCGGGAGAGATATCGCTCACCGATATCGCCCACGAACCGATGTCGATTGCGGGGGATACCAGCGTTGCCGACGCAATCGACCTGTTCCAAGCTGAAAACCAGGAACTCGCGCTCGTACTGGATGGGGAGGAAGTCGTCGGGGTGGTGACTGCGACGGACGCTTTCGAAGCCGTCCTCGGCGAATTAGAGGACCCGACGGACAGGGAATCCGCGGTTCACTCGTCGTAG
- a CDS encoding rhodanese-like domain-containing protein, translated as MNRRTFLAAGAVSVAGLSGCLGLGGGSGKNSDGYETVEEYGQQVPLAPLSDTYQWYKNDSARFVDARGKRQYETSHIKGAVLSPAPDGLKQNDPVSSWSKDQKIVCYCGCPHHLSSMRAGKLIKNGYENVYVIDEGYWAWHEKGYPIRGQNTEASPNAYIIDGIADPAFVGETAWARHLASGQKEATDILGDGTYSLRIKFHDVTPDSVLSVQTPEYEVEGTIGELSSHVVTG; from the coding sequence ATGAATCGACGAACGTTCCTCGCGGCGGGGGCAGTCTCGGTCGCTGGATTGAGTGGCTGTCTCGGACTAGGTGGGGGTTCGGGAAAGAACAGCGACGGATACGAGACGGTCGAAGAGTATGGACAACAGGTCCCACTCGCACCGCTTTCCGATACGTATCAGTGGTACAAGAACGACAGCGCGCGATTCGTGGACGCCCGCGGTAAGCGACAGTACGAAACATCACACATCAAGGGTGCGGTGCTCAGTCCCGCGCCTGATGGATTGAAACAGAACGACCCGGTCTCGTCCTGGTCGAAGGATCAGAAAATCGTTTGCTACTGTGGCTGTCCTCACCATCTCTCTTCGATGCGCGCGGGCAAACTGATCAAAAACGGGTACGAAAACGTCTACGTCATCGACGAGGGCTACTGGGCATGGCACGAGAAAGGGTATCCGATTCGTGGACAGAACACGGAAGCATCCCCCAATGCCTACATCATCGACGGAATCGCCGACCCGGCGTTCGTCGGCGAGACTGCATGGGCGCGTCATCTCGCATCCGGTCAAAAGGAGGCGACCGACATTCTCGGGGACGGGACCTACTCGCTCCGAATCAAGTTCCACGACGTAACGCCGGATAGCGTGCTCTCCGTCCAGACGCCGGAATACGAGGTTGAAGGAACCATCGGCGAACTATCCTCTCACGTCGTCACCGGATAA
- a CDS encoding phytoene/squalene synthase family protein produces the protein MKDTHVRTGKSIQQRTGKTFHLATRLLPKRVRHPTYVLYGFFRICDEVVDDAADIPPKEQKAQLESFRAQALGTVEPDDPVLEAFQQLRTSHGISDEEVTLFIDAMESDITKSRYETYDELETYMRGSAAAVGRMMTTIMNPKDAERALPHATALGEAFQLTNFLRDVREDIEDRNRIYLPRTTLSRYGVTDGEIGSFEFSEGFADAMRDELHRAESLYSDGVAGIQFLPEDCQFAVLVSAVLYADYHRVIRTQGYDVLSTEPTLGTLRKLSLIATTRWHWRKTRDPETVFRAVSSVSPSEHKQADFERRDTLPTR, from the coding sequence ATGAAGGACACACACGTACGGACGGGAAAGTCGATACAACAACGGACTGGAAAGACGTTCCACCTCGCCACGCGACTCTTGCCGAAGCGAGTACGCCACCCGACGTACGTATTGTACGGTTTCTTCCGGATTTGCGACGAAGTAGTCGACGACGCAGCGGACATACCACCCAAAGAGCAGAAGGCGCAACTCGAATCGTTCCGGGCGCAAGCGCTCGGAACCGTCGAACCTGACGACCCGGTCCTCGAAGCATTTCAACAACTCCGTACATCCCACGGCATCTCGGACGAAGAGGTTACACTCTTCATCGACGCCATGGAATCGGACATCACCAAATCGCGATACGAGACCTACGACGAACTCGAAACGTACATGCGAGGGTCCGCGGCCGCCGTCGGTCGGATGATGACGACGATAATGAATCCTAAAGACGCCGAACGTGCCCTGCCACACGCGACGGCGCTGGGGGAGGCGTTCCAACTGACCAACTTCCTCCGCGACGTGCGCGAAGACATCGAAGACCGCAACCGAATCTACCTGCCACGAACGACGCTTTCCCGATACGGCGTCACCGACGGGGAAATCGGGTCTTTCGAGTTTTCCGAGGGGTTCGCCGACGCGATGCGTGACGAACTCCATCGAGCGGAATCGCTATACAGTGATGGGGTCGCTGGCATCCAGTTCCTCCCCGAAGATTGCCAGTTCGCCGTCTTGGTTTCGGCGGTTCTCTACGCCGATTATCATCGCGTGATTCGTACACAGGGATACGACGTTCTCTCCACGGAACCGACCCTCGGAACCCTGCGAAAACTCTCACTCATCGCCACGACGCGTTGGCACTGGCGGAAGACTCGCGACCCGGAAACCGTCTTCCGGGCCGTAAGTTCCGTTTCCCCTTCGGAGCACAAACAGGCTGACTTCGAACGTCGGGACACCCTTCCAACACGGTAG
- a CDS encoding MATE family efflux transporter has product MSTKNFDVDLTEGELLKPLLVLSFPIVLSQLMQVAYNLADTFWVGRLGQDAVSALSFSWPLVFLMISVGGGFTVAGTVLVAQNKGAGNHDRVDHIAGQTIAFVIAIAVGFSVLGWFLAPTLLSLIGTTPGTRIHTYSVEYTRTIFLGVFFMFGFFIFQALLRGWGDTKTPMYLMAFGVVINVVLDPFFILGFQGNPLFGYLGMRGLETALFDATGFTGFGVQGAAFATVLSRGVGAVVGFALLFSGRVGIHLSLDDLRLRTESVRKIVEIGGPTSIEQSTRALGITAMTALVALAGSDAVAAFGIGNRLTSLVFLPALGLAQGTETVVGQNLGAEKIERAKRAVYLATGIITAVLAVIGTIAYVFAEPITSVFITGEGSRRVVEIGGDYLRIVGPTFFGIGVFRIVSGGFRGSGSTRVAMILSILSLWVFRLPPAYAFVEWYDRGAMGIWYGIALSNVLTAVVAVAWFLRGTWTDSVVEPSKKPTVADD; this is encoded by the coding sequence ATGAGCACGAAAAACTTCGACGTCGATCTGACCGAGGGTGAACTGCTTAAACCATTGCTCGTGCTCTCCTTCCCCATCGTCCTCTCGCAGTTGATGCAGGTCGCCTACAACCTCGCGGACACGTTTTGGGTCGGCCGTCTCGGACAGGACGCCGTGAGCGCGCTTTCGTTTTCGTGGCCGCTCGTCTTCCTCATGATCTCGGTCGGTGGCGGGTTCACGGTTGCCGGAACAGTGCTCGTCGCCCAGAACAAGGGTGCGGGCAATCACGACCGTGTGGACCACATCGCGGGGCAGACGATCGCGTTCGTCATCGCGATCGCAGTCGGCTTTTCCGTTCTCGGGTGGTTTCTCGCGCCGACGCTTCTGTCGCTCATCGGGACGACACCGGGCACGCGGATTCATACCTACTCGGTCGAGTACACGCGGACCATCTTCCTCGGCGTGTTTTTCATGTTCGGGTTCTTCATTTTTCAGGCGCTCCTGCGCGGGTGGGGCGACACGAAGACGCCGATGTATCTGATGGCGTTCGGTGTCGTCATCAACGTCGTCTTGGACCCGTTTTTCATCCTCGGATTTCAGGGCAACCCGCTGTTCGGGTATCTCGGGATGCGCGGACTCGAGACCGCGCTGTTCGATGCCACCGGTTTCACCGGGTTCGGCGTGCAGGGTGCGGCATTCGCCACCGTCCTCTCACGTGGTGTCGGTGCCGTGGTCGGGTTTGCCCTCCTGTTCTCCGGCAGAGTTGGCATTCATCTTTCACTGGACGATCTGCGACTGCGTACCGAGTCGGTTCGAAAGATCGTCGAAATCGGAGGACCCACGAGCATCGAACAGAGCACTCGTGCACTCGGTATCACGGCAATGACCGCTCTCGTCGCGCTAGCCGGAAGTGACGCGGTCGCGGCGTTCGGTATCGGCAACCGACTCACGTCGCTCGTCTTCCTACCCGCACTCGGACTCGCACAGGGAACCGAAACCGTGGTCGGCCAAAACCTCGGTGCCGAAAAGATCGAACGAGCGAAACGTGCGGTCTATCTCGCAACCGGAATCATCACCGCGGTTCTCGCCGTCATCGGCACGATAGCGTACGTCTTTGCGGAGCCTATTACGAGCGTTTTCATCACCGGTGAGGGATCGAGACGGGTCGTCGAAATCGGTGGCGACTATCTCCGAATCGTCGGTCCCACGTTTTTCGGTATCGGTGTGTTCAGAATAGTCTCCGGTGGGTTCCGGGGAAGTGGGAGCACGCGGGTGGCGATGATACTCTCCATCCTCTCGCTGTGGGTGTTCCGATTGCCGCCCGCTTACGCGTTCGTCGAGTGGTACGACAGGGGTGCGATGGGTATCTGGTACGGAATCGCGTTGTCGAACGTCTTGACCGCGGTCGTTGCCGTCGCGTGGTTCCTTCGTGGAACGTGGACCGATTCGGTCGTCGAACCGTCGAAGAAACCGACTGTCGCCGACGACTGA
- a CDS encoding TetR/AcrR family transcriptional regulator, whose translation MGQRNESSDTRESIMRATYCALCKHGYADLTMQDIAAEFEKSKSLIHYHYETKEDLFVAFLDYLLNHFRDHIDSIESDDPAERLRRLLELFQSGPSDDEKRDFHVALLEIRAQAPYSDAYREQLRRNSDDLHELVAAIVREGIENGRFDEIDPDEAATVLLAATDGTRIRNVTLGGDDDGEAIDGLLARYLGWEDAE comes from the coding sequence ATGGGCCAGCGGAACGAATCGTCGGATACTCGTGAATCGATCATGCGTGCTACCTACTGCGCGCTTTGCAAACACGGGTACGCCGATTTGACGATGCAGGATATCGCGGCGGAGTTCGAAAAGAGCAAATCGCTCATCCACTACCACTACGAGACGAAAGAGGACCTCTTCGTCGCGTTTCTGGATTATCTGCTCAACCATTTCCGCGATCACATCGATTCCATCGAGAGTGATGATCCGGCGGAGCGCCTTCGCCGACTACTCGAACTCTTCCAGTCGGGGCCGTCCGACGACGAGAAGCGCGATTTCCACGTCGCGCTTCTCGAAATCCGGGCGCAGGCACCCTACAGCGATGCCTACCGCGAACAACTTCGACGGAACTCGGACGACCTTCACGAACTCGTCGCCGCCATCGTGCGAGAAGGTATCGAAAACGGCCGGTTCGACGAGATCGATCCCGACGAGGCCGCCACGGTTCTGCTGGCGGCGACAGACGGGACGCGGATTCGAAACGTGACACTTGGCGGGGATGACGACGGTGAAGCCATCGATGGGTTGCTCGCTCGGTATCTCGGCTGGGAGGACGCGGAATGA